The Campylobacter sp. CNRCH_2014_0184h genome has a window encoding:
- the folK gene encoding 2-amino-4-hydroxy-6-hydroxymethyldihydropteridine diphosphokinase yields the protein MLIKGARRLEKIRFFPFYSKADKKGKYIAIIGLGSNIEDEKKRFRSLFRLLMQDKRLQVLQTSPFLINKAFGFEEQKDFTNAVMVVSTSLHARALLKVLFFYEFKFKRKRTFKNAPRTLDLDLLYFSKKARKDEYCTVPHVGVNDRISVTLPLGLLR from the coding sequence TTGCTAATTAAAGGAGCTAGAAGGTTAGAAAAAATTCGTTTTTTTCCTTTTTATTCAAAGGCAGATAAAAAAGGAAAATACATAGCCATTATAGGACTTGGAAGCAATATAGAAGATGAAAAAAAACGCTTTCGGAGTTTATTTAGGCTTTTAATGCAAGATAAACGCTTGCAAGTATTGCAAACATCGCCATTTTTGATTAATAAAGCTTTTGGCTTTGAAGAACAAAAAGACTTTACTAATGCAGTGATGGTTGTAAGTACAAGTTTGCATGCAAGAGCACTTTTAAAAGTTTTGTTTTTTTATGAGTTTAAATTCAAAAGAAAAAGAACTTTTAAAAATGCTCCTAGAACGCTTGATTTGGATTTGTTGTATTTTTCAAAAAAAGCGCGTAAAGATGAGTATTGCACAGTGCCTCATGTGGGGGTAAATGATAGAATTAGTGTAACTTTGCCTTTGGGCTTGTTAAGATAA
- the flhF gene encoding flagellar biosynthesis protein FlhF, which yields MGQLIHTFTVESTDEIIPKVKQDYGDKALIVTNKQIRPKTINQKPLYEVIVAIEEADYEEHLKQNNLPMPPKKKPNTASFPEAKIQAPKFEDEKKEEDVVLDFSSKAKQKPINPYLNTSKKDDNFLNLKNKLSQVSSEISKVSNYQDFSMPNPNYDKKIEAFEKQMNKLNDKMNLLVDMMWDDKADLRKELAIPPEFASIYKQAKASGMQEAHLEAIMKATIENMPSTMKANQEAVQRYFYSLLRNMLPCRLESEIKKQKIMMLVGPTGVGKTTTLAKLAFRYAYGDRRYKTGIITLDTYRIGAVEQLFQYAKMMKLPIIDSIEPNDLDDAIRSLNTCEVILVDTTGNSQYDKAKLEKTKEFLSHSNAQIDVNLVLSANTKYEDLLETYNNFSFLNIDTLIITKFDETKVFGNVFSLLYETSTPMSFFSIGQEVPDDIEVANSDFLVRCVLEGFRRDENE from the coding sequence ATGGGACAATTGATTCATACTTTTACAGTTGAAAGCACAGATGAGATTATACCTAAGGTTAAGCAAGATTATGGCGATAAAGCTTTGATAGTAACTAATAAGCAAATTCGTCCAAAAACCATCAATCAAAAACCTTTATACGAGGTTATAGTAGCGATTGAAGAAGCTGATTATGAAGAGCATTTAAAACAAAACAATTTACCTATGCCACCAAAGAAAAAACCAAACACAGCAAGTTTTCCTGAGGCTAAAATTCAAGCTCCAAAATTTGAAGATGAAAAAAAAGAAGAAGATGTAGTGCTTGATTTTTCTTCAAAAGCTAAGCAAAAACCTATTAATCCTTATTTAAATACAAGCAAAAAAGATGATAATTTTTTAAATTTAAAAAATAAACTTTCTCAGGTTAGTTCAGAAATTAGCAAGGTTTCAAACTATCAAGATTTTTCTATGCCAAATCCAAATTATGATAAAAAAATTGAAGCCTTTGAAAAGCAAATGAATAAGCTTAATGATAAAATGAATTTGCTTGTGGATATGATGTGGGATGATAAGGCAGATTTACGCAAAGAATTAGCTATACCACCTGAGTTTGCAAGTATTTATAAGCAAGCTAAGGCAAGTGGCATGCAAGAAGCGCATTTAGAAGCTATTATGAAGGCTACTATTGAAAATATGCCAAGCACTATGAAAGCAAATCAAGAAGCAGTGCAAAGGTATTTTTACTCACTTTTGCGTAATATGCTTCCATGTCGTTTAGAAAGTGAAATTAAAAAGCAAAAAATCATGATGTTAGTAGGCCCAACAGGAGTGGGTAAAACTACTACTTTAGCTAAACTTGCTTTTCGCTATGCTTATGGAGATAGACGCTATAAAACCGGTATTATAACTCTTGATACTTATAGAATAGGCGCAGTAGAGCAACTTTTCCAATATGCTAAGATGATGAAACTTCCTATTATTGATAGTATAGAGCCAAATGACTTAGATGATGCGATTAGAAGTTTAAATACTTGTGAGGTTATTTTAGTAGATACAACCGGAAATTCACAGTATGATAAAGCAAAACTTGAAAAAACAAAAGAATTTTTGTCGCATTCTAATGCACAAATTGATGTGAATTTAGTACTTTCAGCAAATACAAAATATGAAGATTTATTAGAAACTTATAATAATTTTTCATTTTTAAATATAGACACTTTAATCATTACCAAATTTGATGAAACAAAAGTATTTGGAAATGTATTTTCTTTACTTTATGAAACTAGCACTCCGATGAGCTTTT